Proteins encoded by one window of Plasmodium vivax scf_3998 genomic scaffold, whole genome shotgun sequence:
- a CDS encoding variable surface protein Vir11, putative (encoded by transcript PVX_146260A): protein MVALSYYQEINLKYTTFLKTFIFIFIIWNYSTYNAMDIFPKSLENKYEHTKILNRNLHRLLAKHELHKKLGYTVSGAQMLHDSIGKSKKNVTDNTSISSQLKKKGSNNFDTYMKNYKSRYEKKKGLSKLDCYCEKSVFDKINYIEKLSEKMRSDKKVFKKKILKKYGIGSIIFTLIPAIGLIYYILFGLGGRLGGEIELCMDGRHYVSGTTHPSSCSAGKGKMNRKEYICFCKEIFNIN, encoded by the exons ATGGTAGCATTAAGTTATTATcaagaaataaatttaaaatacacaacctttttaaaaacatttatttttatttttataatatggaATTATAGTACTTACAACGCTATG gaTATATTTCCTAAATCATTAGAgaataaatatgaacacaCTAAAATTTTGAACAGAAATCTTCACAGATTATTAGCGAAACATGAACTACATAAGAAATTAGGATATACAGTTTCGGGTGCACAAATGTTACACGATAGTATAGgtaagagcaaaaaaaatgtaacagaTAATACATCAATCTCGtctcaattaaaaaaaaaaggatcaaataattttgacacttatatgaaaaattataaaagtagatatgagaaaaagaaggggtTATCTAAATTAGATTGCTATTGTGAGAAAAGTGTATTCgacaaaattaattacataGAAAAGCTTTCAGAGAAGATGAGAAGTGATAAGaaagtatttaaaaaaaaaatacttaaaaaatatggtatAGGATCTATTATATTCACTTTAATTCCTGCTATTggtttaatatattatatattatttggaTTAGGTGGAAGATTAGGAGGTGAAATTGAATTATGTATGGATGGTAGACATTATGTGAGTGGTACCACACATCCTTCTAGCTGTTCTG caggaaaaggtaaaatgaatagaaaagaatatatttgcttctgtaaagaaatttttaatataaactAG